One Pseudocalidococcus azoricus BACA0444 genomic window carries:
- a CDS encoding cupin domain-containing protein, whose product MLKIRTWVTALVFVLVISGVVIFQTQASLAKNPPYSIDNIPMPKLENPLRILTPANEIFEIASCSTKDFGFAITTAQIPPGGGPMPHVHYYINEFFWPQKGGLEIFHSERKFPDMSNPPTVEAAGRAALYSVETQPKQVVYSPHTFMHGFVNPTTETLPMVMIWVRDEVAPDFEYHDGGMREYFSAVGAHITDLNNLPTVTDAQRNAFVSQAPKFGINQSAFMMQYVTSISDKFPKNLAKLQNPQTLNKVIETINAFNNDDKSVTCG is encoded by the coding sequence ATGTTAAAAATTAGAACTTGGGTTACTGCGCTAGTTTTTGTCCTGGTGATTAGCGGCGTAGTCATTTTTCAAACCCAGGCCAGTTTGGCAAAAAATCCCCCCTACTCCATTGACAATATCCCGATGCCAAAGCTGGAGAATCCCCTCCGCATCCTCACGCCAGCTAATGAAATTTTTGAAATTGCCTCCTGCTCCACAAAAGACTTTGGTTTTGCCATTACCACGGCCCAAATTCCCCCCGGCGGCGGCCCCATGCCCCATGTTCACTACTACATCAATGAATTTTTCTGGCCCCAAAAAGGTGGACTGGAGATTTTTCACAGTGAGCGTAAATTTCCTGATATGAGCAACCCCCCAACCGTTGAAGCCGCTGGCCGGGCCGCTCTTTATAGTGTGGAAACCCAGCCCAAACAAGTAGTTTACTCTCCCCACACCTTTATGCATGGCTTTGTCAATCCGACCACAGAAACCTTGCCGATGGTGATGATTTGGGTCCGGGATGAGGTTGCTCCAGATTTTGAATATCACGATGGTGGAATGCGGGAATATTTCTCAGCGGTGGGGGCCCATATTACGGACTTAAACAATTTACCCACCGTTACCGATGCCCAACGCAATGCCTTTGTCAGCCAGGCCCCGAAATTTGGCATTAACCAGAGTGCCTTTATGATGCAATATGTTACCTCCATTAGTGATAAATTCCCGAAAAACTTGGCGAAACTGCAAAATCCGCAAACCCTCAATAAGGTAATTGAAACCATCAATGCCTTTAACAATGACGATAAATCTGTCACCTGTGGGTAA
- a CDS encoding sugar phosphate isomerase/epimerase family protein, with protein MAAAIRFGVHSFIWKQEFFGNEHYIFEQAQAWGFDGVEISTHYFADIAPETIKRYRDEYEIELTLCTSMPNGLSLTSEDADCWQKSVQYVQDAITFAQACGITQLSGPLIHPVSYLTGKPLQPEETPRLHQALTEIADTLSKTEIKLAIEPLNRFQGYALNTVAQGLELLHQIGCAQLGLLLDLFHMNIEEKDLVKAFLAAGEKCFHVHACACDRGTPGTDTMPWPELFRALDNINFQGWIVIESFNREDQALATAARVWRPLADSSEQIARDGLNFLQHTYQATR; from the coding sequence ATGGCTGCTGCAATTCGCTTTGGGGTTCATTCATTCATCTGGAAACAAGAGTTTTTCGGAAATGAGCATTATATTTTTGAGCAAGCCCAGGCCTGGGGATTTGATGGCGTAGAAATTTCGACCCATTACTTTGCCGATATTGCTCCAGAAACGATCAAACGCTATCGGGATGAGTATGAAATTGAATTAACCCTATGTACAAGTATGCCCAATGGCTTGTCCTTGACCAGTGAGGATGCAGACTGTTGGCAAAAATCGGTGCAATATGTCCAAGATGCCATTACCTTTGCCCAGGCCTGTGGCATTACCCAACTTTCGGGGCCGCTGATTCATCCCGTCAGTTACTTAACCGGAAAGCCTTTACAACCGGAAGAAACACCCCGACTCCACCAGGCCCTCACAGAAATTGCCGATACTTTATCTAAAACTGAGATTAAATTGGCGATTGAACCCCTAAATCGGTTCCAAGGCTATGCTCTAAATACCGTGGCGCAGGGCCTGGAGTTGTTGCATCAAATTGGTTGCGCTCAACTGGGCCTGTTGCTGGATCTCTTTCACATGAACATTGAAGAAAAAGATCTCGTGAAAGCCTTCTTGGCCGCCGGGGAGAAATGTTTCCACGTCCATGCCTGTGCCTGTGATCGGGGAACGCCGGGGACGGACACCATGCCCTGGCCGGAGTTGTTTCGAGCTTTAGACAATATTAATTTTCAGGGTTGGATTGTGATTGAAAGTTTTAATCGTGAGGATCAAGCCTTGGCCACCGCAGCCCGAGTTTGGCGACCCCTAGCCGACAGCAGCGAACAAATTGCCCGTGACGGCCTCAATTTTCTACAGCACACTTATCAGGCAACCCGATGA